The Panicum virgatum strain AP13 chromosome 5K, P.virgatum_v5, whole genome shotgun sequence genome has a window encoding:
- the LOC120707876 gene encoding senescence/dehydration-associated protein At4g35985, chloroplastic-like — protein MACCGAMAARPRGVREETLLRVPGASVHLLAGSGGPVELARGDLAVVRLAKDDVAVATAVRVGRDLGWPLARDEPVVRLDRLHYLFTLPDRDGTFLNYGVSFDAAANADAAALAALDGFLRSNACFSAPSSAAAGAVAPWSKSSRPPPPQQQAAAPDAYWNDFAPRIDGYNNVLAKAIAAGTGQLVRGIFMCSEAYASQVQRGADLFRPQAAGGASNRVGGDGRSSQASTKRGAVNKSLKRVRKLSEMTEQMSQSLLDTVISVTGSVAAPLLRSKQGRAFLATVPGEVVLASLDAINKVMDAVEAAERRSLAATSNVVAGAVSRRYGESAGEATEDAFATAGHAVGTAWNLFKIRKAVTPSSSLPGNMVKSAVRNRN, from the exons ATGGCCTGCtgcggcgccatggccgccaggCCGCGGGGCGTCCGGGAGGAGACGCTGCTCCGCGTCCCGGGCGCGTCCGTGCACCTCctggccggctccggcggccccGTCGAGCTCGCGCGCGGGGacctcgccgtcgtgcgcctcGCCAAGGACGACGTGGCCGTGGCCACCGCGGTGCGCGTCGGCCGCGACCTGGGCTGGCCGCTGGCGCGAGACGAGCCCGTCGTCAGGCTCGACCGCCTGCACTACCTCTTCACACTGCCCGACCGGGACGGCACGTTCCTCAACTACGGCGTGTccttcgacgccgccgccaacgccgacgccgccgcgctggcgGCGCTCGACGGCTTCCTCCGGTCCAACGCCTGCTTCTCCGCGCCGtcctccgcggcggccggcgcggtcgCCCCGTGGTCGAAgagctccaggccgccgccgccgcagcagcaagcGGCTGCGCCGGACGCGTACTGGAACGACTTCGCGCCGAGGATCGACGGGTACAACAACGTGCTCGCCAAGGCGATCGCCGCGGGCACCGGCCAGCTCGTCAGGGGCATCTTCATGTGCAGCGAGGCCTACGCCAGCCAG GTTCAGCGGGGAGCTGATCTCTTCCGTCCCCAGGCTGCCGGCGGCGCGAGCAACCGAGTCGGCGGAGATGGCCGGAGCAGCCAGGCGAGCACGAAGCGCGGAGCGGTGAACAAGAGCCTCAAGAG GGTGAGGAAGCTGTCGGAGATGACCGAGCAGATGAGCCAGTCCTTGCTCGACACAGTCATCTCTGTGACCGGGTccgtggccgcgccgctgctccgctCCAAGCAAGGCAGAGCCTTCCTCGCCACCGTTCCCGGCGAGGTCGTCCTGGCATCGCTTGATGCCATCA ATAAAGTTATGGATGCGGTAGAGGCCGCTGAGAGGAGGTCCCTTGCTGCGACCTCCAACGTCGTTGCCGGTGCGGTGTCCAGGAG GTACGGCGAGAGCGCAGGCGAGGCAACTGAGGACGCGTTCGCGACGGCCGGCCACGCAGTCGGGACGGCGTGGAACCTCTTCAAGATAAGGAAGGCCGTCACGCCGTCGTCCTCGCTGCCCGGGAACATGGTGAAGAGCGCCGTCAGGAACAGAAACTGA
- the LOC120707879 gene encoding 40S ribosomal protein S24-1-like, producing the protein MADSKASTAVTLRTRKFMTNRLLSRKQFVLEVIHPGRANVSKAELKERLAKVYEVRDPNTIFVFKFRTHFGGGKSTGFGLIYDNLEAAKKFEPKYRLIRNGLATKVEKSRKQMKERKNRSKKIRGVKKTKAGDAKKK; encoded by the exons ATGGCGGACTCCAAGGCCAGCACGGCGGTCACCCTCCGCACCCGCAAGTTCATGACCAACCGCCTTCTCTCCCGCAAGCAATTC GTGCTCGAGGTGATCCACCCCGGCCGCGCCAACGTCTCCAAG GCGGAGCTGAAGGAGAGGCTAGCCAAGGTGTACGAGGTGAGGGACCCCAACACCATCTTCGTCTTCAAGTTCCGCACCCACTTCGGAGGAGGCAAGTCCACTGGCTTCGGCCTCATCTACGACAACCTCGAGGCCGCCAAGAAGTTCGAGCCCAAGTACCGCCTCATCAGG AATGGTCTTGCTACTAAGGTTGAGAAATCCCGCAAGCAAATGAAAGAGCGGAAGAACAGGTCCAAGAAGATTCGTGGTGTCAAGAAG ACCAAGGCTGGTGATGCCAAGAAGAAGTAA